One window of the Emcibacter sp. genome contains the following:
- a CDS encoding nitronate monooxygenase, translating into MSNNGLERLNELWKQGREFLGTEYAILGGAMSWVSERNLVSALSNAGGFGVIACGSMTPDLLDAEIAATRAMTDKPFGVNLITMHPALDELIDVTLQHQVGHVVLAGGIPPGGAIQKIKDGGARVICFAPALVLSKKLVRSGVDALVVEGSEAGGHIGPVSTSILVQEILPYISEVPVFVAGGIARGETIAAYLEMGAAGVQLGTRFVCAAESIAHDNFKQAFIKGNARDAVASVQLDPRFPVIPVRALKNEATEDFMKTQQDVINRYQAGDLDMKEAQLAIEHYWAGALKKAVIDGDVQGGSIMAGQSVGMVKSIQPAREIIEELVHQAASHLAIK; encoded by the coding sequence ATGAGCAATAACGGACTCGAGCGCTTAAACGAGCTTTGGAAACAGGGAAGGGAATTCCTTGGGACCGAATATGCCATTCTTGGCGGCGCCATGAGCTGGGTGTCTGAGCGCAATCTGGTTTCGGCCCTGTCGAATGCGGGCGGTTTTGGCGTCATTGCCTGCGGCAGTATGACCCCGGATCTTCTCGATGCCGAGATTGCCGCAACCAGGGCCATGACCGACAAGCCGTTCGGGGTCAACCTGATCACCATGCATCCGGCCCTTGACGAACTGATCGATGTGACACTTCAGCATCAGGTGGGACATGTGGTTCTGGCCGGGGGTATTCCGCCGGGTGGCGCCATTCAGAAAATCAAGGACGGCGGCGCCAGGGTGATTTGTTTTGCGCCGGCGCTTGTGCTGTCCAAGAAACTGGTCCGTTCCGGCGTCGATGCGCTGGTGGTCGAAGGATCCGAGGCCGGCGGCCATATCGGTCCGGTGTCCACCTCTATTCTGGTTCAGGAAATCCTGCCCTATATAAGTGAAGTACCCGTGTTCGTGGCGGGCGGGATCGCTCGCGGGGAAACCATTGCAGCTTATCTGGAAATGGGTGCGGCCGGAGTCCAGCTCGGCACCCGGTTTGTCTGTGCTGCGGAATCAATCGCTCACGACAATTTCAAACAGGCCTTTATTAAAGGTAACGCAAGGGATGCGGTCGCGTCTGTGCAGCTTGATCCCCGTTTTCCGGTCATTCCTGTCCGGGCGCTGAAGAACGAAGCCACAGAAGATTTTATGAAAACCCAGCAGGATGTGATAAACAGATACCAGGCGGGTGATCTGGATATGAAGGAAGCCCAGCTGGCTATTGAGCATTACTGGGCGGGGGCATTGAAAAAAGCAGTAATTGATGGAGATGTCCAGGGAGGCTCCATCATGGCCGGGCAGAGTGTAGGGATGGTAAAAAGCATACAGCCAGCGAGGGAAATCATCGAAGAGCTTGTTCATCAGGCCGCATCACATCTGGCAATTAAATAA
- the ptsP gene encoding phosphoenolpyruvate--protein phosphotransferase, with product MTPASSAPRLLIRRLHQIMAGTGNAEVRLNQLVRLIAGNMVSEVCSVYFLRGGEMLELFATEGLKETAIHTTRLHVGEGLVGHVAATGIPLNLANAQNHPKFVYRPETGEEIYHSFLGVPILRAGNVAGVLVIQNKTLRQYSEEEVEVLQTVAMVLAELVAGGELFDPLEQPEGTLERAATPSFEGVVFSEGLAEGQAVLHEPKVEVKHHLSSNSGEELKRLDAALESLIGQIDDMMSAEDFRHHGEHREILDVYKMFARDKGWKAKISEVIETGLTAEAAVERIQTDNRSRMQQTDDPYLRERLSDLDDLSNRLIRHLVGKSGTAAADNLPDNVILVAQNMGPAELLDYDRDKLQAVILQQGAATAHVAIVARALGIPMVGQVEEALLHVQEGEKVIVDGVEGIVYFSPLPEILQSYQDNIKSRAELLASYEALRDKRAVTLDGVEIDLFINAGLTVDMDGLQRTGAKGVGLFRTEFQFMVSATMPKVDIQAEFYKSILDMAGDKPVIFRTLDIGGDKPVSFLKRDEEANPALGWRAMRISLDRPALLRYQLRALFLAAEGRDINIMFPMIADVSEFKAARSILDKELGWLDRFGKKKPQTVKVGTMLEVPSLLWQLDTLLPLVDFVSIGSNDLMQFFFACDRENPKLADRYDPLSPPALSMMKFIIDKCGEYDVPVTLCGELGGKPLAALGLLGVGLKRLSIAPASVGPVKMMIRSLHLGQLQEYMQGLLSRSDHSVRNDILTFAKDHGIEIK from the coding sequence ATGACCCCCGCAAGCAGTGCACCGCGTCTTTTGATAAGACGGTTACACCAGATTATGGCTGGCACCGGCAATGCCGAAGTGCGCCTGAATCAGCTGGTGCGCCTGATCGCGGGGAATATGGTCTCGGAAGTTTGTTCTGTTTATTTCCTGCGCGGCGGGGAAATGCTTGAGCTGTTTGCCACCGAAGGCCTCAAGGAAACGGCGATTCATACCACTAGGCTGCATGTGGGTGAAGGCTTGGTGGGGCATGTGGCCGCCACTGGTATCCCGCTCAACCTGGCTAATGCCCAGAACCATCCAAAATTCGTTTACCGCCCGGAAACAGGTGAGGAAATTTATCATTCCTTCCTCGGGGTGCCGATTCTCAGGGCCGGCAATGTGGCCGGCGTGCTGGTTATCCAGAACAAAACCCTGCGGCAATATTCAGAAGAAGAGGTGGAAGTTCTGCAGACCGTGGCCATGGTTCTGGCGGAACTGGTGGCCGGCGGCGAACTTTTTGATCCGCTTGAGCAACCGGAAGGCACCCTGGAACGGGCAGCGACGCCAAGCTTTGAAGGGGTCGTCTTTTCCGAGGGCCTGGCGGAAGGACAGGCCGTCCTGCACGAGCCCAAGGTAGAGGTCAAACATCACCTGTCCAGCAATTCCGGGGAGGAACTGAAACGGCTGGATGCGGCCCTGGAAAGCCTGATCGGCCAGATCGACGACATGATGTCAGCGGAGGATTTCCGGCATCATGGCGAACATCGCGAGATCCTGGATGTGTACAAGATGTTTGCCCGGGACAAGGGCTGGAAGGCCAAGATTTCCGAAGTCATTGAGACTGGCCTGACGGCTGAAGCAGCGGTGGAACGTATCCAGACGGATAATCGCAGCCGCATGCAACAGACGGATGACCCCTACCTGAGGGAACGGCTCAGCGATCTGGATGACCTGTCCAATCGCCTGATCCGTCATCTTGTTGGCAAATCCGGCACTGCGGCGGCCGACAACCTGCCGGATAACGTGATCCTGGTAGCCCAGAACATGGGACCGGCTGAACTTCTGGATTATGACAGGGACAAGCTTCAGGCGGTTATCTTGCAGCAGGGGGCGGCAACCGCCCATGTCGCCATCGTTGCCCGGGCCCTTGGCATCCCGATGGTGGGTCAGGTAGAGGAAGCTTTGCTGCATGTGCAGGAAGGCGAAAAAGTCATCGTGGATGGCGTCGAGGGCATTGTTTATTTTTCCCCGCTGCCGGAAATTCTGCAAAGCTATCAGGACAATATAAAAAGCCGGGCCGAACTGCTGGCCAGCTACGAGGCCCTCAGGGACAAAAGGGCCGTTACCCTGGACGGCGTGGAAATCGATCTGTTTATCAATGCCGGCCTCACGGTTGACATGGACGGCCTGCAGCGAACCGGCGCCAAGGGGGTTGGATTGTTCCGGACCGAATTCCAGTTCATGGTCAGTGCGACCATGCCCAAGGTGGATATCCAGGCGGAATTCTACAAATCCATTCTGGATATGGCGGGGGACAAGCCGGTGATTTTCCGGACACTTGATATCGGTGGTGACAAGCCGGTGTCTTTTCTGAAACGCGATGAGGAAGCCAATCCGGCACTGGGATGGCGGGCCATGCGCATCTCCCTCGACCGGCCGGCGCTATTGCGGTATCAGCTGCGCGCCCTTTTTCTGGCGGCCGAAGGACGGGATATCAATATCATGTTCCCGATGATTGCGGATGTAAGCGAATTTAAGGCGGCCCGGTCGATTCTGGACAAGGAGCTTGGCTGGCTCGACCGGTTCGGCAAGAAAAAGCCTCAAACCGTCAAGGTGGGAACCATGCTGGAAGTCCCGTCTTTGCTGTGGCAGCTGGATACCTTGCTGCCGCTGGTGGATTTTGTCTCCATCGGCAGCAACGACCTGATGCAGTTCTTCTTTGCCTGCGACCGGGAAAACCCGAAACTCGCCGATCGTTACGATCCGTTGTCGCCGCCCGCCCTCAGCATGATGAAATTTATCATCGACAAATGTGGCGAATATGATGTGCCGGTGACTCTGTGCGGAGAACTCGGCGGCAAGCCTCTTGCGGCGCTGGGATTGCTTGGTGTCGGCCTGAAACGGTTGTCAATAGCGCCGGCATCAGTGGGGCCGGTCAAGATGATGATCCGCAGTCTGCACCTTGGTCAGCTGCAGGAATATATGCAGGGTTTGCTGAGTCGTTCAGATCATTCAGTCCGCAACGACATTCTGACATTTGCCAAGGACCACGGCATCGAAATCAAGTAA
- a CDS encoding helix-turn-helix domain-containing protein gives MVVMTGEEQITTGPGERNNPDVGSLLSDARKSRGLIDLGQVARDLCIRPHLLEALEQNNFLAFPTACYASGFLKSYATYLGLDAASIVSQFKAEYKGASEKVELVFPEVPQRAALPRNIAASIGGLSLVIMLGVGMTFGDDTVRQELIALEDLGHLTMASASAPEASRQTVAAGTEPAPVAEVVEAKVEEGPKFTLVQQATAHTGDVDQKDVQATAVVSDRIRLTAASDIWVRISGPEGEILFDRVVQQGEEFFAPDRKGLTLMTSNASALSLFVGDVAISPLGDYGQIVTELALDQKRLLQKTALLTP, from the coding sequence ATGGTGGTTATGACAGGGGAAGAACAAATTACAACAGGACCAGGGGAAAGAAATAACCCTGATGTAGGCAGCCTGTTGTCTGATGCCCGGAAGTCCCGCGGGCTGATCGATCTGGGACAGGTGGCAAGGGACTTGTGCATCCGGCCACATCTTCTTGAGGCACTGGAACAGAATAATTTCTTGGCTTTTCCGACAGCCTGTTACGCCAGCGGCTTTCTTAAAAGCTATGCGACCTATCTGGGCCTTGACGCGGCGTCGATTGTCAGCCAGTTCAAGGCTGAATATAAAGGCGCTTCAGAAAAAGTGGAACTGGTATTTCCGGAAGTGCCGCAGCGTGCGGCTCTGCCGCGAAATATTGCCGCATCCATCGGCGGCCTTTCGCTGGTTATTATGCTCGGTGTCGGGATGACCTTTGGCGATGATACGGTCCGGCAGGAGCTGATCGCTCTTGAGGATCTGGGTCATCTGACCATGGCATCAGCCTCAGCACCCGAGGCCAGTCGTCAAACAGTTGCGGCGGGCACAGAGCCTGCCCCGGTGGCGGAAGTTGTCGAAGCAAAGGTCGAAGAGGGTCCGAAATTTACCCTGGTTCAGCAGGCAACGGCTCATACCGGTGATGTGGACCAGAAAGATGTGCAGGCAACAGCGGTGGTCAGTGACCGTATCCGTTTGACCGCGGCATCCGACATTTGGGTCAGGATCTCCGGCCCTGAAGGTGAAATCCTGTTCGACCGGGTCGTGCAACAGGGCGAGGAGTTTTTCGCGCCTGATCGCAAGGGATTAACCCTGATGACCAGCAATGCGTCTGCCCTGTCTTTGTTTGTGGGAGACGTGGCCATCTCACCGCTGGGGGACTATGGACAGATCGTGACGGAGCTGGCTCTGGACCAGAAAAGGCTGTTGCAGAAGACGGCATTGCTCACGCCTTAA
- the ispG gene encoding flavodoxin-dependent (E)-4-hydroxy-3-methylbut-2-enyl-diphosphate synthase, with the protein MSVRPYRDILRRKSRQVMVGDVPVGGDAPISVQSMTNTLTHDVEATMNQIRALEEAGADIVRVSCPDVESTAALKEIVRQSTVPIVADIHFHYKRAIEAAEAGAACLRINPGNIGSAARVRDVVQAAKDHGCSMRIGVNAGSLEKHLLEQFGEPCPEAMVQSALEHAKILEDNDFREFKISVKASDVFLAVAAYQGLAEACDYPLHLGITEAGGLRGGTVKSSIGMGMLLWSGIGDTIRVSLSADPVEEIKVGFEMLKSLDLRHRGVRIVSCPSCARQAFPVIKTVETLEKRLEHISTPLSLSIIGCVVNGPGEARETDIGLTGGGNGNHMVYLSGVTDHKIDDDHIVDHIVELVEQKAAELEAEKEQGVSVEQAS; encoded by the coding sequence ATGAGTGTACGTCCCTATCGCGATATATTACGCCGGAAGAGCCGCCAGGTTATGGTGGGTGATGTGCCTGTTGGCGGAGATGCGCCGATTTCGGTTCAGAGCATGACCAACACCCTGACTCATGACGTCGAAGCGACCATGAACCAGATCCGGGCTCTGGAAGAAGCAGGCGCCGACATTGTCCGTGTATCCTGTCCTGATGTGGAAAGCACGGCGGCCCTGAAGGAAATCGTGCGCCAGTCGACCGTGCCGATCGTGGCCGATATTCATTTTCATTACAAACGGGCGATCGAGGCAGCGGAAGCCGGCGCCGCCTGCCTGCGCATCAATCCGGGCAATATCGGCTCGGCGGCGCGGGTTCGGGATGTGGTTCAGGCGGCCAAGGATCATGGCTGCAGCATGCGCATCGGGGTCAATGCGGGGTCTCTGGAAAAACATCTTCTGGAACAGTTTGGCGAACCCTGCCCCGAAGCGATGGTGCAAAGCGCCCTCGAACACGCAAAGATCCTTGAAGACAATGATTTCCGGGAATTCAAGATCAGTGTGAAAGCGTCTGATGTGTTTCTGGCGGTTGCCGCCTATCAGGGGCTGGCGGAGGCTTGCGATTATCCGCTTCATCTGGGCATTACAGAAGCTGGCGGCTTGCGCGGCGGAACGGTGAAATCCTCCATCGGCATGGGCATGCTGCTGTGGTCCGGGATTGGCGATACCATCCGGGTGTCCCTGTCAGCGGACCCGGTGGAGGAAATCAAGGTCGGATTCGAAATGCTGAAAAGCCTCGACCTGCGGCATCGGGGGGTGCGGATTGTATCCTGCCCGTCCTGTGCGCGTCAGGCTTTTCCGGTGATCAAAACCGTGGAAACCCTGGAAAAAAGGCTGGAGCATATCTCCACACCCTTGAGCCTCAGCATCATTGGTTGTGTGGTCAATGGCCCGGGGGAAGCCCGGGAGACGGATATCGGCCTGACCGGTGGCGGTAATGGCAATCATATGGTTTACCTGTCCGGGGTGACCGATCATAAAATTGACGATGACCATATTGTGGATCATATCGTCGAACTGGTAGAACAAAAAGCTGCGGAACTGGAAGCGGAAAAAGAACAAGGCGTTTCTGTCGAGCAGGCATCTTAA
- the hisS gene encoding histidine--tRNA ligase, producing the protein MARLQPVRGTHDILGDQARAFRYITDCFIKVAERYGHEEISTPIFEFTEVFKRTLGETSDVVSKEMYTFEDRGGESLTLRPEYTAGIARAFISGGLQQDLPLKFYGYGPMFRYERPQKGRMRQFHQIDVEILGVPEPQADIELLALAVDLLTELGLMEHITLEINSLGDVESRHAYRDALVAYFSDHKDRLSEDSLGRLEKNPLRILDSKDEGDRELVAGAPVLQDYFNDTSADFFRQVCDGLDVLGISYVVNPRLVRGLDYYSHTAFEFTTDQLGAQGTVLAGGRYDGLIEIMGGPPTAGIGWAAGIERLAEMVSGNHIPQVMRPVSIVPVGADAQSAALKLARDLRHDGYNVDMGYRGNVGKRMKRANKLDSAVAVLMGSDELARGKVTVKDLDEGSQAEIDLERVSDHLMQYR; encoded by the coding sequence GTGGCGCGTCTCCAGCCGGTGCGCGGGACTCACGACATATTAGGTGATCAGGCCCGCGCCTTTCGATATATTACGGATTGTTTCATCAAAGTGGCGGAACGCTATGGCCATGAGGAAATTTCCACGCCGATTTTTGAATTTACCGAAGTTTTCAAGCGGACGCTCGGCGAAACTTCCGATGTTGTGTCCAAGGAAATGTACACTTTCGAGGACCGGGGCGGGGAAAGCCTGACCCTGCGGCCGGAATATACAGCCGGTATTGCCCGTGCGTTTATTTCCGGCGGTCTGCAGCAGGATCTGCCGCTCAAATTCTACGGCTACGGCCCCATGTTCCGTTACGAGAGGCCGCAAAAGGGCCGGATGCGCCAGTTCCACCAGATTGATGTTGAGATCCTGGGTGTACCGGAACCGCAGGCGGATATCGAACTGCTGGCGCTGGCGGTGGATCTTCTGACCGAACTCGGCCTGATGGAACATATCACCCTGGAAATCAATTCTCTGGGTGATGTGGAAAGTCGCCATGCTTATCGGGACGCCCTGGTGGCCTATTTCTCTGATCACAAGGACCGGCTCAGTGAAGACAGCCTTGGCCGGCTGGAAAAAAACCCGCTTCGAATTCTGGACAGCAAGGATGAAGGAGACCGGGAACTGGTGGCCGGTGCGCCGGTGTTGCAGGATTATTTCAACGACACCTCTGCCGACTTCTTCCGTCAGGTCTGTGATGGGCTTGATGTCCTGGGAATCAGCTATGTGGTTAATCCCCGGCTCGTGCGCGGCCTTGATTATTACAGCCATACGGCGTTTGAATTTACCACCGACCAGCTTGGCGCCCAGGGTACCGTCCTGGCCGGCGGGCGCTATGACGGACTGATTGAAATCATGGGCGGACCGCCAACGGCCGGGATCGGCTGGGCCGCCGGAATTGAACGCCTTGCAGAAATGGTTTCCGGCAACCATATACCGCAAGTCATGCGTCCCGTGTCCATTGTGCCGGTTGGCGCGGACGCCCAGAGTGCAGCCCTGAAACTTGCCCGGGATTTGCGCCATGACGGCTATAATGTCGACATGGGTTATCGGGGCAATGTAGGTAAACGCATGAAACGGGCCAACAAGCTGGACAGCGCGGTTGCCGTTCTGATGGGCAGTGATGAACTTGCCCGGGGCAAAGTCACTGTCAAGGATCTGGACGAAGGATCGCAAGCGGAAATTGATCTGGAACGGGTTTCGGACCATCTGATGCAATATCGCTAG